A window of Paenibacillus sp. 19GGS1-52 contains these coding sequences:
- a CDS encoding metallophosphoesterase produces MIPGGKTFDLISDVHLDFYVSNTNVHRLEWRINRFVKGILPDDPSSTLVIAGDLGHYNKQNALMLGVLKEYYHHIIFVRGNHDLYLISNSQKALYQNSSQLRWLHMKDLAAEIPSVYVLEGQTLQIDGITFGGTGMWYDYSYGIQVLKKKFKWIHEVWRTRMNDINYITETPDFQQEWELLDPIIDKSDVIVTHMGPDWSQLPLKHQEDIIQSFYFFDGAAWLPRLHGKTWCFGHCHPYYGAYEKDGCTFVNNALGYPYERKKAKIIKVWLNDMCYGGAE; encoded by the coding sequence ATGATACCGGGAGGTAAAACATTTGATCTGATTTCGGATGTCCATTTGGACTTTTATGTGAGTAATACCAATGTGCACCGGTTAGAGTGGCGTATTAACCGGTTTGTAAAGGGCATTCTTCCTGATGATCCTTCCAGCACACTTGTTATTGCCGGTGATCTGGGTCATTACAATAAACAGAATGCACTAATGCTGGGAGTTTTAAAAGAATACTATCATCATATCATTTTCGTCCGGGGAAATCATGATCTATACTTAATCTCTAATAGTCAAAAGGCATTGTATCAGAACTCTTCGCAGTTACGTTGGCTCCATATGAAAGATTTGGCAGCAGAAATACCCAGTGTTTATGTGCTTGAAGGGCAGACCTTACAGATCGATGGAATTACATTCGGTGGCACCGGGATGTGGTACGACTATAGCTATGGCATACAAGTACTGAAGAAGAAGTTCAAATGGATTCATGAGGTATGGCGGACAAGAATGAACGATATAAATTATATTACGGAAACACCTGATTTCCAGCAGGAGTGGGAGCTTCTTGACCCCATTATCGATAAAAGCGATGTTATTGTCACTCATATGGGACCAGACTGGAGTCAACTTCCGCTGAAACATCAGGAGGATATTATACAAAGCTTCTATTTCTTTGATGGTGCAGCATGGTTACCCCGGTTACACGGGAAGACATGGTGCTTTGGACATTGTCATCCTTATTATGGTGCTTACGAGAAAGATGGCTGTACTTTTGTGAATAATGCACTGGGGTATCCGTATGAACGCAAAAAAGCGAAAATTATAAAGGTTTGGTTAAATGACATGTGTTATGGAGGAGCAGAATGA
- a CDS encoding metallophosphoesterase gives MRKFYIADPHFGHENVIKHSNRPFASIEEMDQSLICNWNSVVESEDQVYIIGDFLFRSSNTPGYYLDQLKGRKHLIRGNHEQWTQKVDVEKYFESVSTYLETNDEDKHIILFHYPIGEWARYYQGSIHIFGHIHNSTQSPVFNSIWRKREC, from the coding sequence ATGCGTAAATTTTATATAGCGGACCCTCATTTCGGGCACGAGAATGTTATTAAGCATAGCAATCGTCCATTTGCTTCCATTGAAGAGATGGACCAATCACTGATCTGTAACTGGAATAGTGTGGTGGAATCAGAAGATCAGGTGTATATTATCGGCGATTTTCTTTTTAGAAGCAGTAACACTCCAGGCTATTATTTAGACCAGCTTAAAGGGAGAAAGCACTTAATACGAGGTAACCATGAGCAATGGACCCAAAAAGTGGATGTGGAGAAATACTTTGAGAGTGTGAGTACATATCTTGAAACTAACGACGAGGATAAGCATATTATTCTCTTTCATTATCCTATTGGGGAATGGGCGAGATATTATCAAGGCAGTATTCATATATTTGGGCACATCCATAATAGCACGCAAAGCCCGGTGTTCAACAGTATCTGGAGGAAGAGAGAATGTTAA